The genomic stretch GTAGTGCCAGGATCTAAGAGTGTTAAATTACAAGCAGAAAAAGAAGGAATAGATAAAATTTTTATTGAATCAGGATTTGAATGGAGATTACCTGGATGTTCTATGTGTTTAGCAATGAATGAAGATAAATTAAATTTTGGAGAAAGGTGTATATCTACTAGTAATAGAAATTTTGAAGGTAGACAAGGATTAGGAGGCAGAACTCATTTAGCTAGTCCTGCAATGGCATCAGCTGCAGCTATATACGGAAAAATAGTAGATGTTAGAGAAATTTAAATTAAAAAAATAATAATAGGATTAAATATTTATAAAATGAAAAAATTTACAAAGCATGTTGGTAAAATTTTACCATTAAATGTATCTAATATAGATACTGATATAATAATCCCAAAACAATTTTTGAAGAAAATAACTAAAAATGGTTTTGGGAAATATTTATTTTTTAATTGGAGATATTTGGAAAATAATATAAAAAATATAAATAAAAAATTTATATTAAATAAAAATATTTATAAAAATTCTAGTGTTTTGCTAACAAGAGAAAATTTTGGGTGTGGTTCTTCTAGAGAACATGCTGTATGGGCAATAAAAGATTTTGGATTTAGAGTGATTTTATCTTCTAGTTTTTCAGATATATTTTATAATAATAGTTTTAATAATGGTATTTTACTTATTGTATTTTCAAAAAAAATAATAGATGAAATATTTTATTTAACAGAAAACAATAAAATAATTATAGCAAAAATAAATTTAGTTAAAAAATATGTAAATATAATGGATAAAAATTATTTTTTTAAAATAAATTCATTTTATCATTACTGTATAGTAAACGGATTAGATAGAATAGATTATACTATTAAATATAAGAAAAAAATAGAAGAATATGAAAAGAAAAATAAATTTTATTAAAATTTAATATTATATTATAATAAAATTTATTTTTAATATTTATATAATTTTATTATAAATCTTTTAAGGATAGAAATATATGAAAGAAAATATTATTATATTTGATACTACTTTACGAGATGGTGAGCAATCTTTATTATATAGTTTAACTTCTTTACAAAAATTAAAAATTGCAATTTTATTAGAAAAAATGGGGATAGATATAATAGAAGCAGGATTTCCTATTTCTTCTCCAGAAGATTTTAAATCAGTTAAATTAATTTCTAAACATATCAAAAATAGTAAAATATGTAGTTTAGCTAGGTGTATTGACAAAGATATTGATACAGCTTATAAAGCTATGAAATATAGTTATAACAAATTATTTAGAATTCATTTGTTTATTGGAACTTCTGATCTTCATATAAAATATAAGTTGAAAAAAAATTTTACAGATATATTAGATATGTCAGTTAGATCAGTTTTGAGAGCTAAAAAATATACTGATGATATAGAATTTTCTTGTGAAGATGCAGTTAGAACAAAAATAGATAATTTATGTAAAATAATAGAAAAAGTAATAGAACATGGTGTTACTACAATAAATATACCAGATACTGTAGGATATACTATACCTTCAGAATTTTCAAAAATAATAAATAATATAATGAATAGGGTTCCTAATATAGATAAAGCAAAATTATCAGTGCATTGTCATAATGATTTAGGAATGGCTTCAGGAAATTCTATAACTGCAATACAAAATGGTGCTAGACAAATAGAAGGTACAATATGTGGTATAGGTGAAAGATCTGGTAATACCGCTTTAGAAGAGATAATTATGACTATAAACACTAGAAAAGATATTTTAAATTTTAAAACTAATATAAACATTAAAAATATATATAAAACTAGTAAAAAAATAAGTCAAATATGTAATTTTAAAATTTCACAAAATAAACCTATAATTGGT from Buchnera aphidicola (Astegopteryx bambusae) encodes the following:
- the leuD gene encoding 3-isopropylmalate dehydratase small subunit — protein: MKKFTKHVGKILPLNVSNIDTDIIIPKQFLKKITKNGFGKYLFFNWRYLENNIKNINKKFILNKNIYKNSSVLLTRENFGCGSSREHAVWAIKDFGFRVILSSSFSDIFYNNSFNNGILLIVFSKKIIDEIFYLTENNKIIIAKINLVKKYVNIMDKNYFFKINSFYHYCIVNGLDRIDYTIKYKKKIEEYEKKNKFY
- the leuA gene encoding 2-isopropylmalate synthase; the encoded protein is MKENIIIFDTTLRDGEQSLLYSLTSLQKLKIAILLEKMGIDIIEAGFPISSPEDFKSVKLISKHIKNSKICSLARCIDKDIDTAYKAMKYSYNKLFRIHLFIGTSDLHIKYKLKKNFTDILDMSVRSVLRAKKYTDDIEFSCEDAVRTKIDNLCKIIEKVIEHGVTTINIPDTVGYTIPSEFSKIINNIMNRVPNIDKAKLSVHCHNDLGMASGNSITAIQNGARQIEGTICGIGERSGNTALEEIIMTINTRKDILNFKTNINIKNIYKTSKKISQICNFKISQNKPIIGKNAFSHSSGIHQDGILKNRKNYEIISPETIGSKKRDFNLTSRSGRAAIKFCMKNMGYSKEKYDLNKLYKNFIKLADKQGRVFNYDLESLAFTKNFYKENKYFKLIYLEILKKYDNKSKILIKLKCGKEIKKMSIFYKSSFVHSTLKLLRKISKINNIKLKRFSSESKNYKKNILNKVKISISYKKLNFYGEKITSSFTKSYVLSIINVLNSIRKYKIINKNFTNSQ